The Saprospiraceae bacterium genome includes a window with the following:
- the mutS gene encoding DNA mismatch repair protein MutS — translation MSKVTPLMAQYFKLKAKHPDALLLYRVGDFYETFAEDAIKTADVLGIVLTKRNNGGSDIELAGFPYHSLDVYLPKLVRAGYRVAICEQLEKPSKDKKIVKRGVTDVVTPGVTIDDTILDRKSNNYLASLHITPKNEYGVAFVDISTGDFLVSQGNAQTIEKLIDGFSPSEIIYSRSGQREYNKAFGDRYYQYALDEWVFTFDYAREKLLNQFSVTNLKGFGVEDLDLGQIAAGAALHYLGTTQNDKLAHISRINRIQSENYVWLDRFTIRNLELIRSVHDTGISLAQVMDKTVSPMGARMLKNWILLPLLTIEKINARHSMVAHYCDHPNELEALDKLIRQIGDLERVASKLSMEKVNPREIVQLKRALDSLPDILLLLKTSGHDQLKILGEKLILCETLKDEIKKAISDEPPALVIKGNVIRDGYNAELDDLRHVIRNSKELLLEIQQSEAQKTGISSLKIGFNNVFGYYLEVTNRYKDHDRIPDTWVRKQTLANAERYISDDLKKLETKILTAEEKILELEEKLFHELVLLAGEYLDSLQQNARNIGYLDCILSFSKIAVKYDYCRPEVNDSFALEIREGRHPVIEQQLALDEKFVPNDIFLDNDDTQVMMITGPNMSGKSAVLRQTALIVLMAQMGSFVPAKSAKIGLVDKVFTRVGASDNISSGESTFMLEMNETASIMNNISSRSLILLDEIGRGTSTYDGISIAWSLAEFLHNNPKANPKTLFATHYHELNELASKYPRIKNFNVATRELANKVIFLRKLVEGGCEHSFGIHVAAMAGMPKEIIERANEILHELEQKSIDGVPENSESIIKKRDTRQQAKSISNNSLQLSIFETVDPLAGKLKESIQTLELNTMTPIECMMKLNELKKMILEAED, via the coding sequence ATGAGCAAAGTGACCCCACTGATGGCTCAGTATTTTAAGTTAAAAGCTAAACATCCGGACGCTCTTCTATTATACAGGGTCGGGGATTTTTATGAAACATTTGCTGAAGATGCTATCAAAACTGCTGATGTACTGGGGATTGTGCTCACCAAAAGAAATAATGGCGGCAGCGATATCGAACTGGCAGGATTTCCATACCATTCATTAGATGTTTATCTGCCCAAACTTGTCAGAGCCGGATACAGAGTAGCTATATGCGAGCAATTGGAAAAACCATCCAAAGATAAAAAAATAGTCAAACGCGGGGTTACAGATGTTGTCACACCGGGAGTTACTATAGATGATACGATTCTGGACCGCAAATCCAATAATTATTTAGCCTCATTGCACATTACACCTAAAAATGAATATGGTGTCGCCTTTGTAGATATCTCCACCGGAGATTTTTTAGTCAGTCAGGGAAACGCTCAGACTATCGAAAAACTGATAGACGGATTCAGCCCTTCAGAGATTATATACAGCAGATCAGGGCAACGTGAATACAACAAAGCATTCGGAGACAGATATTATCAGTACGCATTGGATGAATGGGTGTTTACCTTTGATTACGCCCGTGAAAAACTTTTGAATCAATTTTCAGTGACCAATCTGAAGGGATTTGGTGTGGAAGATCTGGATCTTGGACAGATAGCAGCAGGTGCCGCTCTTCATTATCTCGGTACTACGCAAAACGATAAGCTCGCTCACATTAGCCGAATCAATCGTATTCAGTCTGAAAACTATGTGTGGTTGGACAGATTTACTATCCGGAATCTCGAACTTATCAGGAGTGTGCATGATACAGGAATTTCATTAGCTCAGGTCATGGACAAGACAGTCTCTCCGATGGGTGCCAGAATGCTCAAAAACTGGATTTTACTTCCATTACTTACCATCGAAAAAATTAATGCCCGGCATAGTATGGTCGCACATTATTGTGACCATCCCAACGAACTCGAAGCTTTGGACAAACTGATCAGACAGATTGGCGATCTGGAAAGGGTCGCTTCTAAATTGTCAATGGAAAAAGTCAATCCCAGAGAAATCGTTCAGCTAAAAAGAGCTTTGGATTCACTACCGGATATACTGCTTTTGCTCAAAACCAGCGGACATGACCAGTTGAAAATTCTCGGCGAAAAGCTGATTCTCTGCGAAACCCTGAAAGATGAAATCAAAAAAGCAATTTCCGACGAACCGCCTGCTTTGGTAATCAAAGGAAATGTGATCAGAGATGGATACAATGCAGAACTGGACGATCTGCGACATGTCATTCGAAATAGTAAGGAATTGCTTCTGGAAATACAGCAAAGTGAAGCTCAAAAAACAGGAATCAGCAGTTTGAAAATAGGATTTAACAATGTTTTTGGATATTATCTCGAAGTAACGAACAGGTACAAGGATCATGACCGCATTCCGGATACATGGGTTCGTAAACAGACACTTGCCAATGCTGAAAGGTATATCTCTGATGATCTGAAAAAATTAGAGACCAAAATCCTGACTGCTGAAGAAAAAATACTGGAGCTGGAAGAAAAATTATTTCATGAGCTTGTATTGCTGGCTGGAGAATACTTAGACTCTCTGCAGCAGAATGCCCGAAATATAGGCTATCTGGATTGTATTTTGTCCTTCAGTAAGATTGCCGTGAAATATGATTATTGCAGACCTGAAGTCAATGATAGTTTCGCTTTGGAGATCAGGGAAGGGAGACACCCTGTGATTGAACAGCAACTGGCTTTAGATGAAAAATTTGTTCCCAACGACATTTTTCTGGATAATGATGATACCCAGGTCATGATGATTACCGGCCCGAATATGTCCGGAAAATCTGCCGTCCTGAGACAAACTGCTTTAATTGTACTCATGGCTCAGATGGGTTCGTTTGTTCCCGCTAAGTCTGCAAAGATCGGTCTGGTGGATAAAGTATTTACCAGAGTAGGTGCCAGTGATAACATATCCAGTGGCGAATCCACTTTTATGCTTGAAATGAATGAGACGGCAAGTATCATGAACAACATTTCATCTCGAAGTCTGATTTTATTGGACGAGATAGGAAGAGGTACATCAACTTATGATGGCATTTCCATTGCCTGGTCATTGGCTGAATTTCTGCACAATAATCCCAAGGCAAATCCTAAAACACTTTTTGCAACACACTATCACGAACTGAATGAATTGGCATCCAAGTATCCCAGGATCAAAAATTTTAATGTAGCTACCAGAGAATTGGCCAATAAAGTTATATTTCTGAGAAAACTGGTAGAAGGCGGTTGTGAACATAGTTTTGGTATTCACGTAGCAGCGATGGCAGGAATGCCCAAAGAGATTATCGAAAGAGCCAACGAAATCCTGCACGAGCTGGAGCAAAAGTCAATTGACGGTGTTCCGGAAAACAGTGAATCGATTATAAAAAAGAGAGACACCCGACAACAGGCCAAATCCATCTCCAATAATTCTTTGCAACTGAGTATTTTTGAAACCGTTGATCCGTTGGCAGGAAAACTGAAGGAATCTATTCAGACGTTGGAGTTAAATACAATGACTCCGATAGAGTGTATGATGAAACTCAATGAACTGAAAAAAATGATTCTGGAAGCAGAAGATTAA
- a CDS encoding T9SS type A sorting domain-containing protein produces MTYFNKFIYSLILLVLCGHSISGQELNWLYKIGGLTAESGVALAQDEVGNIYDLTNFMGTVAVSNEITFTSSGSGDILIRKSTALGLLVWIKKIGGNRVDTGYDIVSDAAGNVYVAGTYMDTLRIADQIALIGDARPGGFVLKLDTDGNLLWALRLESSVSAVVKSLTLDKTGDLIVAGNFEGILDADQGDQFVPLSSAGNADIFYAKYNTSGALIWAYKTGSTDIENLTQIITDTAGHIYITGEFRAPLTIDVGSEPITILPSGLTDAFLIKFDGDGVAEWAKAIGGVGFDSGYGIAVDPQNHILLTGRYANTVNFNGIENNPAAIRTSKGSWDGFVLKLTQEGEFVWVTSIGGTSNDQGRSITTNNNGIIYVSGMFRDTVDFDNHSVNSEVSASAGGDDIFYLILNQDGTYNDHFAIGGVANEQITDVMLKNNKELISTGAYGAIVNFDPFGGNISIFSTGGLDAFLLNFSICVNPYIKELIIEDADICWGDRGIVRIAEGYLNGATQWSWQRNNCDAITFASGDFIDLRLIEDVSYFVKGSGGCITEENCLRADFRVFTDTFNYQAVNLCEGESFQVGENVYTIAGVYVDSLVSVTGCDSVMITEIATFPSYSFNESYSICQGDTVFIGTNIYTTGGTYINAYQTVAGCDSIITSIVNVIPVVIDSQFISICQGDTFTLGEEVYTESGIYIVSTTSNQGCEDFLVTVLNVIPAQYTQTIALCEGDSLVVGSNIYKDAGTYTDNLGSVSGCDSIVTSIISVNPVFTMQQDITLCEGDSIQVGNVFYFSTGNYIDTLQTVSGCDSIIHTDIRVLPVPTTLEIFVDLCKGESWEVGGNIYSVSGVYSDTLQAFNGCDSIIISHVRIQETNFTQNVSICEGESYPVGTSNYTLTGVYINVFQASTGCDSILITNLTVIAPVQRSQNIVICPGDTFQLAENIYLEEGIFNDTLTSLTTGCDSIIITNLKFRQTTFEQEINLCLGESITIAGNTYNTSGVFTDSLISVHGCDSIIISDIRIYNTQNTLNEVICEGDAFVVGNSIYTQSGIYTDNLIAANGCDSIITTILEVIPTLFTEGYFELCPGDSIVLGNTTYFESIEISDTLTSSLGCDSIVHITVNFKEIENAILQIADTLTSLNTVAESYQWLSCSNGLLPIIGADSISFVPDLSGLYALQIFAEGCTNVSGCYVFVRSATDDQALFLQSYYPNPVTDILTIETSEIAGWQLTDATGKTIHSGRLNSGKNQIDFSQLPSGLYLIQLVTAQKRIIHKIVKI; encoded by the coding sequence ATGACTTATTTTAACAAATTCATTTATTCTTTGATTCTCCTGGTTTTATGCGGTCACAGCATATCAGGACAAGAGCTCAACTGGTTGTATAAAATAGGAGGTCTCACTGCTGAATCAGGAGTTGCTTTGGCACAGGATGAAGTGGGTAATATTTATGATCTCACCAATTTTATGGGAACCGTGGCAGTCAGTAATGAAATCACGTTTACTTCGTCCGGTAGCGGAGACATACTGATCAGAAAAAGTACAGCCCTTGGGCTCCTTGTTTGGATTAAAAAAATAGGTGGTAACCGTGTAGATACCGGATATGATATCGTGAGTGACGCAGCAGGAAATGTATATGTAGCGGGGACTTATATGGACACACTACGAATTGCGGATCAGATTGCTCTGATCGGAGATGCACGTCCGGGAGGATTTGTTTTGAAACTCGATACAGATGGCAATCTTTTGTGGGCACTCAGATTGGAAAGTTCGGTCTCTGCAGTTGTTAAATCACTGACATTGGATAAAACGGGAGATTTGATTGTTGCCGGAAATTTTGAAGGTATTTTGGATGCAGACCAAGGTGACCAGTTTGTTCCTCTCAGTTCAGCAGGAAATGCTGATATTTTTTATGCTAAATATAATACATCAGGAGCTCTGATTTGGGCTTACAAAACCGGAAGTACAGATATTGAAAATCTGACTCAAATCATCACGGATACTGCAGGTCATATATATATTACGGGGGAATTCAGAGCACCTTTGACTATCGATGTCGGGTCAGAACCGATTACCATTTTACCTTCCGGTTTGACCGATGCTTTTCTGATAAAATTTGACGGAGACGGTGTTGCGGAATGGGCTAAAGCGATTGGAGGTGTTGGATTCGATAGTGGATATGGAATCGCTGTTGATCCGCAAAATCATATCTTACTCACCGGCCGATATGCCAATACGGTCAATTTTAATGGAATCGAAAATAATCCTGCGGCGATCAGAACATCTAAAGGAAGTTGGGATGGATTTGTCCTCAAGCTGACTCAGGAGGGTGAATTTGTATGGGTGACTTCTATCGGCGGAACCAGCAATGATCAGGGAAGAAGCATCACCACCAACAACAACGGTATCATATATGTCTCCGGCATGTTCAGAGATACGGTTGATTTTGACAATCATTCTGTAAATTCAGAAGTCAGTGCATCAGCAGGTGGGGATGATATTTTTTATCTGATACTCAATCAGGATGGTACCTACAATGATCATTTTGCGATAGGAGGGGTAGCTAATGAACAGATTACTGACGTAATGCTAAAAAATAATAAGGAGTTAATTTCTACCGGCGCCTATGGAGCTATTGTCAATTTTGACCCTTTCGGCGGAAATATCAGTATTTTTTCAACCGGAGGTTTGGATGCTTTTTTATTGAATTTTTCAATATGTGTCAATCCATACATCAAAGAACTGATTATTGAAGATGCAGATATTTGTTGGGGAGATCGGGGAATTGTGCGGATAGCAGAAGGGTATCTGAACGGTGCTACACAATGGTCCTGGCAACGAAATAACTGTGATGCTATCACTTTTGCGAGTGGCGATTTTATTGACCTGAGACTGATTGAAGATGTGTCATATTTTGTAAAAGGATCGGGCGGATGCATTACAGAAGAAAATTGCCTGAGAGCCGATTTTCGTGTTTTTACAGATACCTTTAACTATCAGGCTGTAAATCTTTGTGAAGGTGAGAGTTTTCAGGTTGGTGAGAATGTTTACACGATTGCAGGCGTATATGTGGATTCTTTGGTTTCAGTTACCGGTTGTGATAGCGTCATGATTACTGAAATAGCGACTTTTCCTTCATACTCATTCAACGAAAGTTACAGTATTTGTCAGGGAGACACTGTTTTTATAGGTACCAATATATATACAACCGGAGGTACTTATATCAATGCTTATCAAACGGTAGCAGGCTGTGATAGTATTATAACCAGTATTGTCAATGTTATTCCGGTAGTCATAGACAGTCAGTTTATATCCATCTGTCAGGGGGATACTTTTACTCTTGGCGAAGAAGTCTATACAGAATCCGGAATTTACATCGTCAGTACCACATCCAATCAGGGTTGTGAAGATTTTTTAGTAACTGTTCTGAATGTTATTCCGGCTCAATATACTCAGACCATAGCTTTGTGCGAAGGGGATAGTTTAGTTGTTGGAAGTAATATCTATAAAGATGCCGGTACTTACACCGATAATTTGGGTTCTGTTTCAGGTTGCGATAGTATAGTGACTTCCATTATCAGTGTAAATCCGGTTTTTACCATGCAACAGGATATTACTTTATGCGAAGGAGATAGTATTCAGGTTGGGAATGTATTTTATTTCAGTACTGGAAATTATATTGATACATTGCAGACTGTTTCGGGTTGTGATAGTATTATTCATACAGATATTCGGGTTCTGCCTGTACCAACCACTCTCGAAATTTTTGTGGATCTTTGTAAGGGAGAATCATGGGAAGTAGGTGGAAATATATATTCTGTCAGCGGTGTTTATTCTGACACATTGCAGGCTTTCAATGGTTGTGATAGTATTATCATTTCTCATGTCAGAATACAGGAAACTAATTTTACGCAGAATGTCAGCATATGTGAAGGTGAATCCTATCCGGTAGGTACGTCCAATTATACATTGACAGGAGTGTATATCAATGTTTTTCAGGCTTCAACTGGTTGTGATTCCATTTTGATAACAAATCTGACTGTAATAGCACCTGTGCAAAGAAGTCAGAATATAGTTATTTGTCCGGGAGATACATTTCAGCTTGCTGAAAATATATATTTGGAAGAAGGAATTTTTAACGATACACTAACCTCGTTGACCACGGGCTGTGATAGTATTATCATTACAAATTTAAAATTCAGACAGACTACATTTGAACAGGAGATAAATCTTTGCCTTGGAGAAAGTATCACGATTGCCGGCAACACATATAACACATCAGGTGTATTTACAGATTCCTTGATTTCTGTACATGGATGTGACAGCATCATTATATCGGATATCCGGATTTATAATACTCAAAATACTTTAAATGAGGTCATTTGTGAAGGCGACGCATTTGTTGTAGGCAATAGTATCTATACACAAAGCGGTATTTATACGGACAACCTGATTGCTGCAAATGGATGTGACAGTATCATCACCACGATTCTTGAAGTTATTCCGACGCTGTTTACAGAAGGTTATTTTGAACTTTGCCCGGGTGATAGTATTGTGTTGGGAAATACCACATATTTTGAATCTATTGAAATATCAGATACTTTAACGAGTAGCCTGGGTTGTGATAGTATAGTACATATTACTGTAAATTTTAAAGAGATTGAGAATGCCATCCTGCAAATAGCAGATACACTGACTTCATTAAATACAGTTGCAGAAAGTTATCAGTGGTTAAGTTGCTCCAATGGATTATTGCCTATCATCGGTGCAGACAGCATTTCTTTTGTTCCGGACTTATCGGGCTTATATGCCTTACAAATATTTGCCGAAGGATGTACAAATGTAAGTGGATGTTATGTCTTTGTTCGCTCAGCTACAGATGATCAGGCTTTATTTCTACAGTCTTATTATCCAAACCCTGTCACCGATATTCTTACGATAGAGACTTCTGAAATAGCAGGCTGGCAATTGACCGACGCAACAGGTAAAACGATACATTCCGGAAGACTAAATTCAGGCAAAAATCAGATCGATTTCAGTCAGCTACCGTCAGGATTGTATTTAATCCAACTTGTAACAGCCCAAAAACGAATCATACATAAAATAGTAAAAATATAA
- a CDS encoding T9SS type A sorting domain-containing protein — MKKYLNHILVILVFGLFPITTIIAQTCPTSGLFLTNQLQVDSFKYKYPGCIEINTSITIAGANITNLNGISHIKRFNSGLTFLAVTNLMNLSGMDSLTFIKDLIITEGTGFKDFKGMEHVKYIDWLTIRLTNKMENLDGLSGLVNLPNRLTCSNNENLKMLELSVNSDTMDRVIILNNPSLIEIQLLKEVKVIKSGTINISNNKRLKNLDCLNNLKYVHSSLIIEDIDSIEYLPNFDSLQFVGLDLTLIGNLNKSVLCKTKNIPLFQKLQHIGRDLFISSFPWSEVDAYSAFNELETVRSVRIFDSDFKYLSGFNKLVSVQNGIDISIISNVSDINGFNNLVEVGSLSIDRNYELRNFTGFKNLKTVRGNVNLYASNVYLESYQGLANLEYVGGKFTMNSNRNLRSLGLKNLSYVGGNFWISDSDRITNVDELATLTTVKGEMYVFHNDLLEDISGLANVDYADVTEIDFRAHPETSFCAIKLFCDYLTEKPTSSFKIGQGNGAGCTTREEVLEQCRLVSTTDLTDDKDIVIYPNPAAAEFYIKVPEGTAVLDVRVYNLSGQLIHYDRVHDGRVDITRLSPGVYMARMLTGAGKMVQRKLVVL, encoded by the coding sequence ATGAAAAAGTATTTAAATCACATTTTAGTTATTTTAGTTTTTGGCCTATTCCCGATTACGACAATAATTGCACAAACTTGCCCTACGTCAGGATTGTTTTTGACTAATCAACTGCAAGTTGATAGCTTTAAATATAAATATCCTGGGTGTATAGAAATAAACACTTCGATTACAATCGCCGGAGCAAATATTACAAATCTAAATGGTATAAGCCACATTAAACGATTTAATTCAGGACTTACATTTCTAGCTGTAACTAATCTGATGAACCTTTCAGGTATGGACTCTTTAACTTTTATAAAAGATTTAATCATAACTGAGGGTACTGGTTTTAAAGATTTTAAAGGGATGGAGCATGTGAAATATATAGATTGGTTAACTATCCGACTCACAAACAAGATGGAAAACCTGGATGGTCTTTCAGGTTTAGTAAATCTACCAAATCGATTAACGTGCTCAAACAATGAAAATCTAAAAATGCTTGAATTGTCTGTAAATTCTGATACCATGGACAGAGTGATTATATTAAATAATCCAAGTTTGATAGAAATTCAATTATTAAAAGAAGTAAAAGTCATTAAAAGTGGTACTATAAACATTTCAAATAACAAAAGATTAAAAAATTTGGATTGTCTGAATAATTTAAAATATGTTCATAGTTCGTTAATAATTGAAGACATAGACTCTATTGAATATTTACCAAACTTTGATTCATTACAATTTGTAGGTTTGGATTTGACTCTAATTGGGAATTTAAATAAAAGTGTTCTTTGTAAAACAAAAAATATTCCCCTTTTTCAAAAACTTCAACATATAGGTAGAGATTTATTTATTTCAAGTTTTCCATGGAGTGAGGTAGATGCGTATTCAGCTTTTAATGAGTTAGAGACTGTCAGAAGTGTACGTATTTTCGATTCTGATTTTAAATATTTATCAGGTTTTAACAAATTAGTAAGTGTTCAAAATGGAATCGATATTTCAATTATTTCAAATGTTTCTGACATTAATGGATTTAACAATTTGGTCGAAGTTGGAAGTTTATCTATTGACAGGAATTATGAATTGAGAAATTTTACCGGTTTTAAAAATTTGAAGACTGTAAGAGGAAATGTAAATCTATATGCCAGCAATGTATATCTTGAGTCTTACCAAGGTCTTGCTAACCTGGAGTACGTCGGTGGGAAATTCACCATGAATTCTAACAGAAATCTGAGAAGTCTGGGTTTAAAAAATCTTAGCTATGTAGGGGGCAATTTCTGGATCTCAGATTCAGACAGAATTACTAATGTAGATGAGTTGGCTACCCTGACCACCGTCAAAGGAGAGATGTATGTGTTTCACAACGATTTACTGGAGGACATATCAGGTCTGGCAAATGTGGATTATGCTGATGTTACGGAGATAGATTTCAGAGCACATCCTGAGACCTCATTCTGTGCTATTAAACTCTTTTGTGATTACCTTACAGAAAAACCGACAAGTTCATTTAAAATCGGTCAGGGAAACGGCGCAGGATGCACCACCCGTGAAGAAGTTCTGGAGCAGTGCCGTCTCGTGAGTACCACAGACCTCACCGATGACAAGGATATCGTCATCTACCCCAATCCGGCAGCCGCAGAGTTTTATATCAAAGTACCGGAAGGAACAGCTGTGCTGGATGTACGGGTTTATAACTTATCGGGTCAGTTGATACATTATGATCGGGTACATGATGGTCGGGTAGATATCACCCGACTGAGCCCCGGTGTGTATATGGCTAGAATGTTGACGGGGGCAGGCAAGATGGTACAGAGGAAGTTGGTGGTTTTGTGA
- the glgB gene encoding 1,4-alpha-glucan branching protein GlgB translates to MNSSKVISHTLLSDFDIYLFRSGKHYRIYEKMGSHLINVHGVEGCYFAVYAPMAEKLSVVGDFNHWKGDEHILFPRWDGSGIWEGFIPGVQKGMVYKYRIQPYNFGRIRMKADPYAIKAEKPPLSGSVVWKSEYKWNDDAWMKKRVTKNGIHQPHSVYEMHFGSWMRHKYDNRSLSYIEMADKLVSYITEMGYTHVEFMPLAEHPYEPSWGYQVTGFFAASSRFGHPEELMLLIDKLHQADIGVIMDWVPAHFPSDDFALATFDGSCVYEHPDRRKGFHPDWNTLIFNFERSEIRSFLISNAFFWLEKFHIDGLRVDAVSSIAYLDYSRKEGEWEPNQYGGRENLDAISFLQEFNTAVYGEFPGVQTIAEESTDYPMVSRPVYQGGLGFGMKWMMGWMHDTLNYFKREFEYRKFHQNDITFSIMYAFSENFMLALSHDEVVHGKSSLVGKMSGDAWQKFANLRTLYGYMFTHPGTKLLFMGNDIGPYTEWNFKSEVPWELLEFAPHKGLNNTVKTLNKLYRSEKALYHFNFSPDGYEWLDAGDRVNSILSYYRKSDQPNDKLMIIHNLNVTPHKGYKFGLSEKENYTLIFNSDEKQFHGSNYEIRTNIKSIKQEWHGKNYMLELDIPPLCTLIYKIVTVKKKSSTVSGRVKEKLSQNGKVQKETMRVVKAPE, encoded by the coding sequence ATGAATTCATCAAAAGTCATTTCCCACACCTTACTATCAGACTTTGACATTTACCTCTTCAGATCCGGTAAGCATTACAGAATATATGAAAAAATGGGCTCACATCTCATCAACGTACATGGAGTGGAAGGTTGCTATTTTGCTGTTTATGCTCCGATGGCAGAAAAGCTAAGTGTGGTGGGTGACTTTAATCACTGGAAAGGCGATGAACATATACTTTTCCCTAGATGGGATGGGTCCGGCATCTGGGAAGGATTTATTCCGGGTGTCCAAAAAGGAATGGTATATAAATACAGAATACAGCCTTACAATTTTGGCAGAATCAGAATGAAAGCTGACCCTTATGCCATCAAAGCTGAAAAGCCACCCCTTTCGGGGTCTGTCGTCTGGAAATCAGAATATAAATGGAATGACGATGCATGGATGAAAAAAAGAGTGACCAAAAACGGCATTCATCAACCACATTCTGTCTATGAAATGCATTTTGGATCCTGGATGAGGCATAAATACGACAACAGGTCTTTAAGTTATATTGAAATGGCTGACAAACTGGTTTCTTACATTACAGAGATGGGCTATACGCATGTAGAGTTTATGCCCCTTGCAGAACATCCTTACGAACCATCCTGGGGATATCAGGTGACAGGATTTTTTGCCGCTTCGTCGCGATTTGGTCATCCGGAAGAGTTAATGTTGTTAATTGACAAATTACATCAGGCTGATATAGGTGTTATTATGGATTGGGTCCCAGCTCATTTTCCATCAGATGATTTTGCATTGGCAACTTTTGACGGGTCGTGTGTATATGAACATCCGGACAGACGCAAAGGATTTCATCCGGACTGGAATACACTTATATTCAATTTTGAACGCAGCGAAATCAGGAGTTTCCTTATCAGCAATGCATTTTTCTGGTTAGAGAAATTTCATATTGACGGATTGAGAGTGGATGCTGTATCTTCGATTGCTTATCTGGACTATTCCCGCAAAGAAGGAGAGTGGGAACCCAATCAGTACGGAGGAAGAGAGAATCTGGATGCGATTTCCTTTTTGCAGGAATTCAATACAGCTGTCTATGGAGAATTTCCGGGAGTACAGACCATCGCTGAAGAATCCACAGACTATCCGATGGTGTCAAGACCGGTTTATCAGGGTGGGCTTGGATTTGGTATGAAATGGATGATGGGTTGGATGCATGATACACTCAATTATTTCAAAAGAGAATTTGAGTATCGGAAATTTCATCAGAATGATATTACTTTCAGCATTATGTATGCTTTTTCAGAAAATTTTATGCTGGCACTGTCTCATGATGAAGTGGTACATGGCAAATCTTCATTGGTTGGAAAGATGTCCGGTGATGCATGGCAGAAATTTGCCAATCTGAGAACTCTGTACGGTTATATGTTTACACATCCCGGCACTAAATTGCTCTTTATGGGTAATGATATAGGTCCATACACAGAATGGAATTTTAAATCAGAAGTCCCATGGGAGTTACTGGAATTTGCACCTCATAAAGGATTGAACAATACGGTGAAGACACTTAATAAACTTTATCGAAGTGAAAAGGCATTGTATCACTTTAATTTCAGTCCGGATGGATATGAATGGTTAGACGCAGGGGATAGAGTCAATTCGATATTGTCGTATTACCGAAAATCAGATCAGCCGAATGATAAACTGATGATCATCCACAATCTGAATGTGACTCCACATAAAGGGTACAAGTTCGGATTATCGGAAAAAGAAAATTATACACTCATCTTTAATTCTGATGAGAAACAGTTTCATGGTAGTAATTATGAGATCAGAACTAATATCAAGTCTATAAAACAGGAATGGCACGGTAAAAACTATATGCTGGAACTCGATATACCTCCTTTGTGTACATTGATATACAAAATTGTGACAGTAAAGAAAAAATCATCCACTGTCTCCGGAAGAGTAAAAGAAAAGCTTTCACAAAATGGAAAAGTACAAAAAGAAACAATGCGAGTGGTTAAAGCACCGGAATAA